In the Sphingobacterium sp. PCS056 genome, TAACCTGTGCGATGCGATCACTTTGCTTTTTACGATAGGCAGCTACACCATCATTCATAAAATCAACCATGTCATCCATAGCTTTTCCTAAAGCCTGACATTGTACCAATAAAAACTCAAATTCCTCTTCCAAAATATCGATACGATCCTTTTTTTTCGAATATAGATAACTGCTATCCAGCAGTCTGAGCAGACGTGTACTATGGACATCATAAGTAAAAATTTCGAAAAGTCCGGGCACTGCTCCGCGCATCACTTTCAGCAGATGTTCCAGATTTTGCGACTTCCCAATAGCCCCTCCTACCATGCTTTGAAACCCCTTTAACCGCAACATAACAAACTGATGCAACATGACAGTCGCCTGAAAAAAGTCCATCTTTGATCTAAAAGAATAACAAGCAACCATAAACTCGTCGGCCACCTTTTTTCCTTGAGCATAGTCCAACACAAACATCTCCATTAAACTATTTACAAGCTTATTGGATACCGTTGGATAACCTTTCTTTCCCGATTGATAAAGCTGATGCGAAGGCAGCGAAGCATAAGTATAATATAAACTTCCCTTTTTCAATTGACTGACCCAATCACTAGTCCAAATAACAGTAAAAGGAATCTCTGGCATATCCGCCATACAAAGATGAATAATAGGTGAAACGCTTCTGACAGAAACACCTTTGATAGGGTTGACAACTAACAGTAGATGGGGGCTTTTACGGCCCTCATCTAAAAATTGAAACAAAAAAATGCGATCGACGTCCATCCGCTGAACCAATCGATCAACTAAAAACTGAGTGTTAAGTTCCATAATCAAGTTTTATAAAAATTATTAAAATGTACAGATATTCTATACAAATGTAAAAATAATATTGAAAATAAAAAATAAATAATATAGATTTAACATACATTTGTTCATTTATTAAACCAAAATAAACATCAATTATTTACATAAACCGATTTAAACTATATCACATCCGTGTCTTATGCACATATTCAGTACATGTTTATCATAAGACCAATGATAGTATATGTCCTCTTGGTATGTAACAGTAGGTATTTGAATCTTGACAGAATGATGTAAACATATTATTTCCATGTTTAACTCGGACTTACCACGGATCTAACACGCATATACAACGGAGGGACCTTGCGTATCTAATGATTAGATCGTACTTTTCCCTAGTACCATGATCATATTACCTCGACATACGATACCGATATGCAGCAATATTGGCCTATAGGGATATCCGCTAATTGCATTTGCTCTAACTAACAATAAAAAGGAGCTCCATTAACAATTTTATAATGGACAGAACTCTCTATTTATAAATTTAAAAATGATTAATACTTCATCATTTCAATTTTTATAAAAATAATTAAAAGTCTGATTTTTAATTATTTATTTCATTAACTTCATCGATATGAATCATTTTATTAGCTATAATTATGGGATATATTGACGACGGCTATCTACGTGGGTCACTTGGAGGACTCGTACATCGCAAAGTAAATAACAAAAATATCGTCCAAACTAAGAGCAGCTCCAAAACCAGGCAAAGCAGGTGGACAGTAGCAGCTTCCATTGACTTTGGAAAAGCCAGCAAAGCGGGTTCATTAATAAGACGCACATTTAATGGCCTCCATCTGGGATTCCATGACAGTACGATGCATAATCGCCTCATCACTTATCTTAAACGTGTCATGCGTGCAAATGGGCAATACCTGGGGCAAAAAACTATACATCTTGGAAAACTAGACCGTTTGCTGAACTTCCAATTTAATGAAAAGTGCCATATGCATGATTTTCTCTACTTTGATCCCACCTTGAATATGCAAGTTGATCAACAGCTACAGATACAATTTCCGAGCTTTAATATAAAAAATGATCTATATAGGCCTCCTTACACCCATTCCATTCGTATCAAAATAGGAGTAGGGATCTATAATTTCGATACCCATACGGTCTTTAATATCGTAGAAAAGCATTTGGATCTTGATCTTGTTAACGGACCAAAAGTACAGGACAAACATCAATTTTTAATTGACTGCACTGCAAGACAAGCCCAGTCAGCTATTGTAGCGATGAGTATTGAATATTATGGAGTGATCGCGGACAGATTTATACTGCTAAATCATAAAGAATTACATCCAACGGCCATCATAGGCGCATTTGCAGTCTAAAATTTGGACTAGCAACTAAACATATAACATGATAATGGATTTGTATCAGCATGAAAGTCAGCATCGACCAGACACCATGAGCGATGATCGCTAAAGCACAGCTATCATCGCTAAATTTAAGGAGCAGATCAATCCCTAGTAGGTATCCCTTAGATGATGATGTAGACATACAAATTGAGATCTTAATCTAATATAAATTTCGTATCTCGCCCCAATCTCACATCAAAATTTATGCTGACACTTAATTCATTCGCCTATTATGATATAAAATAACTTAAAAACTGTTTTGCGCTACATGGAATATTTTTACTATCTTACGTCTATCTTAAGACCGTAACCGCTATGATGAAGTCCTTGAAAAGAATTCTATTTGCTTTTTGTCTATTTTTCATATTTACGACTGCACTTTTTGCACAGCAGAATTCAAAAACACAATGGTTTAGCCACGACCGTTTTGGCATGTTTATTCATTGGGGACTTTATAGTGCAGCCGAAGGATTGTGGAAAGGTGAAAAACTGCGCTATGCAAACAATTATGCAGAATGGCTACGCTATCGTAATCGGGTCTCCAAAGAGGAATATGGTGAACTGGCAAAGCGATTTGTATGGGATCAGATCAATCCAGAAGAATGGGTACTACTCGCCAAAAAAGCTGGAATGAAGTACATCATCATGACGGCCAAACATCATGATGGAGTAGCGATATGGGATACTAAGATCGGTGATTACAGCCTAAGTAGATTAAGCGGCACCAATCGAGATATCATCAAAGAATTAGCTATAGCATGCAAGAAGCATGATATGAAACTTGGATTTTACTATTCACATTGGATCGATTGGGAACATCCGTATGCATGGAATCATAACCAAGAATTGACAGGACATGTTACCGACCAACAATATAATCAATACTGGCAGGAAAAAGTAATCCCACAATTGCGCGAGCTGTTAACAAACTATGGCGATATCGCACTGATGTGGTTTGATATGTGGATTCCATATAAAAAATCAATTATTAAAAAGCAACAGCTGCAACAAGTCGTTCAACTCATTCATACCCTGCAACCGAAGTGCTTGATCAATTCCAGACTAGGTTTACCAACAGACGAAAAAAATATAGATTTTGAAACATTCGGTGACAATCAGTTTGGAACTACCTATGTTGACCATCCATGGGAAACTCCCGGTACAATCGCTCACTCTTGGGGATACAATGGACAAGAGAACGAGTGGAAATCGACAAGCCAGATCTTCAATTCATTGATATCAAATGTCAGTCTCAACGGTGGCTATACTTTAAATATCGGACCACGTGCAGATGGAACACTACCCTATGAGAGCATCTCCAGACTTGAAGATATAGGCAAGTGGCTCCAACGACAAGGAGAGAGCATTTATGGTGCCACTGGATTGGATTTAAGAGTCAATCAGCACGATTGGGGCTACCTCACAACAAAAACACATGGCAAGCAAACACAGGTGTATGCACAGATTTTTAATTGGCCCCTTGATCGGATATTGCGGATATCTGGAATAAAATCAAAACCTTCACAAGTCTCCGTTCGAATTGGTGCATCTGAAACCTCTTTAAAGTTTAAACAGAAGAGTGGATTATTACATATACAATTGCCAGCAAAACAACCTGATCCTTTTGTATCGACTATTTCGCTGACCTACAATGAACCCTTACAGCTCGATAAAGAGATCGTAGCGGAATCTACATTTGGAGGCTTTGCTTTAAATAGTACAAATGCACTTCATCAAGATAAATTACAAATAACCAAATATGACGGCAAGAGGCCACAGCATATTCAGACTAACAATGAGACGATCGAATGGATGATTGATTTTCCTGAAGTAGGTGTTTATAAAGTGGATATATCTGCACATAATCCGAATAAAATCTTCTCGACTATTTCAATTCAAATAGGGACACAATCCATAACTGAAAAACTAGAGTCAAATGGAAAAATGGTCGTTGAACCCAATGAAAACAACTACACAGACGAGTTTGTCAATACCAGTTTAGGGTCTATTAAAATCGATCATACGGGCCCGCAAAAGATATCATTCAAGAAAGAAGGAAGTGAACATCTTTGGCTGAATAGCATCTGGATAGAAAAGAAAAATTAAAAAAAATCAATACAACATCTAAATATAATACCGAAATGCTCAATTTTAATCATTAAATTGAATAAAATGTGCACTTTTGCATGCTTCAATATTAAAAGGCTTTCTAACTTGATCCACGAATGGAACCTGACTACCACGCATTGAACGAACAGTACTCCTACCCGATAACTTTAGGGATTGAGGGCTTATTAGCGCTTGATAAAGATGGTTATATGCTATCCTACAATGAGCAAGTCAAGCTTTTATTACCTATAGACAAAATTGGCAATAAAAAATTTCAAGAGGCCTTGATTTTTTATGCTGTAGAAGATCAGCGTATCATCCCTACTGAAGAACTCTCTTTTTATAATACATTACAAACCGGTGAAAAACAGATTGATCATAATTATGGCATAATGACAGAAGAAGGACATCTTAAATGGCTCTCTTTTAGCTCTAAAATAGTACCCGAAAGATCTGACATGCATATGATTATCGCCATTTGCGATGTGACCAGATTAATAACAGAAAATAAAGACCTGCTCGAGAAAAAAAAGCATCTTCAGCTTCTTGTCGCTTCGCTCGACGATCTTGTATTTGAAGTAACGAAAGAAGGTGTTTTTACAAACTATTGGACGAGTAATTCAGATCTATTATTTTACAAACCCGATGAATTTTTAAACAAAAACCTAAAGGATTTATTTCCACTACCGATTTCTAAGAGAGCCTTAGAATTGATTGACAAAGCACTTACCTTAAATAAGGTTTGCAAAATGGAGTTCATATCCAACTTCGACACCCATAAGGGGAAGTGGTACAAAATGAAAGTAATGCCTATTCATTTAACCAAAGACCGTGTTGCCATTGTGGTATCCGACATTTCTGAAAAAGTAGAATCACTAGAAAAAATAAGATTTAACCAGCATAAATTTAATCAAGCATTTCATTTCTCCGGCCTAGGCATTTCTCTGACCAATTTACAAGGCAATTGCATTGAAGCAAATAAAACCCTAAGCAAAATCTTGGGATTTTCACAAGAGGAATTGTCTACCATTAATTTTTTAGATTATACACACCCCGACGATCTTGAATTTGACTATAAACAAAGACAAAGACTTGCCAGAGGAGAAATTGATAGCTTTACTTTAGAAAAACGCTATCAACACAAGCTAGGGCATTACATTTGGTGTTCTGTTACAATTTCAGCGGTTCACAATCAATTTAACGAGCTCTCTTTTTTTATCGTTCAGCTACAGGATATATCCGATGCTAAAAAGAACCGCGAGATTCTCGAACGACAAAAACATGAACTTGAGCTGGTAAAAATTGAATTGGAAACAAAAGTTAAACAGCTGGAAGATTTCAATCAGATTGTTGCCCATAACTTAAGAGGACCTGTTAGCAATATACATATGCTCCTTAGCGAATTGAAAGATGAAAGTAACATTGATGTTAAAAATGAATATTTAGATCTTTTAAAAACCAGCAATGATAGCTTGACCGATACATTAGAAGAATTATCGGAGATATTGGAATTACGAGAAAATACAAATATTTTAAAAGATAACTGTAATTTTTCTTTGATTTACACAAAGATCTACAGTCAATTTATCGGCGAGATCCAAAGTAAAAACGCCCAACTAACAGCCGATTTCCAAGTTGAAAACATCCACTATCCTACAAAGTATTTGGAAAGTATTTTCAATAATTTACTCAGTAATGCTTTAAAATTTACAGATCCAAATATATCACCTCAGATTCATATCAGAACCTACATTGAAGATAACACCCCCATTTTCAGCATAGAAGACAATGGCATAGGAATTGACTTACCTAAGTATAAGTCACAACTTTTCATGTTTCGAAAAGTATTTCATCGTGGTTTTGATAGTAAAGGTATCGGTCTATTTATCACAAGGTATCAAGTTGAAGCCCTAGGTGGTAAAATAGACATTAAAAGCGCTCCAGGTAAAGGCACTACTTTTTTAGTGAGATTTCTAAAAACAACAACATGAAAACTTCTAATTCCACAAAAAAGAGCATGATAACGGTAGTGGACGATAATGCCATTCTACGTGTTATTTTTAACAACATGATTAAAAGCTTTCCAGATTTCCCACTTGAGATCAACCTATTTGAAAATGCACTCGATGCATTGGATTATTTTGAAAATAAAAAACAACAGCAAGATATGACTCCAGAAATCATATTCGTCGATATCAACATGCCATTTATGACAGGTTGGGAAATGATGGATAAATTAGAACATTATGGTTCGGATTTTTTAAGTCAAATGAACATATATATTATCAGTTCATCAACCAGTAGAAGCGATCAGGAACAGATAGCACATTATCCTTTTATCGACGGGTATTTATTGAAGCCGATAGATAAATCGAAACTGTACGAATTGATTCGTCAACTAAATTCCGAAGTATAGGAAAACGTTACTCATCAGAATCAGCTGCCTCCAAAAAAAATGCATCACAAAATAGTTTTTGTTGATGTTAGATTGATATATCCACCAGCTTAATAATCTCAAAAAAGACCAGAAAAATTATTTTTCTGGTCTCTTTTTTAACTAGCTGACGCTTGACTTGGTATCAGTGTTATACCAACTTACACGCTTCAGTACCAACTGATGCGCACAAAACGTACATTAATAAACCGACAATTCATCAACAAATAACCAAGCTGCAGATCCCGCACCTGTTGATCCTGATGGGATTTGATTCAAATGCTGAACTTCAATCTTTACATATTTTGCCGTCTGCTGATCAAACTGTAATTTGATGGTTCCTTTCGATTCGGAAATCAACTCTTTTCCCACCTCTTTTACAAGCGTAAAATTTTGATTGTCGTTGGATACATAAACTTTTACCGACTGCGGATAATAAATCCAGCTCGCATTTTGATCTACGACATTCAGTTCAACATTTGAAAATGTCGTTGCTGTACCAAGATCAATCGTTGCTACTAAATCTTTGGCATTAAAACCTAGCCAATTTTTTTTGAAATATTGCTTGTTTCCATAAACACCATCGACCAAGGTCGCACCACCGCTTCCATAATACGCTTCACTTGGTTCATGCAGCAATTGGATCGATTTTCCAGTCGATTTACTGATAACAAAATCCTGTTTCAATACCGATCCAATCATCCGATCAACAGCAAAGTTTGCCGCATTGATGGTTACTGTTTTATCGACTAAAATTGGACTTATGTAAATTGGACTTTGGATATTCGGCTCAGTTCCATCTGTTGTATAACGTATCGTTCCATCGTTCTTTATTGTCGACAATTCGTAGTACATCTTTCCCTCCTTAGAAACAATGCTGCCATTTAGTTCAAAAATAGCCTTACTATAATTGATGCTCTTACGATCAAGATAATTAAACTCATGGATGACTCTTTTCTCAAAAGACTTATATTGGTCAGGATTGGATGTACCCCAAGCCACTTCGGATAAAGCTAGCAATCGAGGAAAAAGCATGTACTCGACGTGCTTAAAATTTGTAATATATTCGGTCCACATATTCGCCTGTGGCCCCAAAATATGTTTCGCTTCTTGCGCACTCAATTCTTTAGGAACTGGATTAAAAGAATATACTTTATCCAAACGCAGTTCTGCATTAAAAGCTAACGGTTCAGATTGTGGATTTCCTTGATAATAGTCCAAATACATATGACTTACAGGAGTCATTATCGCATCATGTCCCGTCTTAGCAGCATGAATACCACCTTCGATACCTGTCCAACTCATCACCGTAGCATTGGGAGCCAAGCCGCCTTCTAAAATTTCATCCCAACCGATGATACTTTTACCTTTTGCATTGATATATTTCTCCATCCGTTTGATGAAGTACGATTGCAATTCAAATTCATCTTTCAATCCCTCCTTCTTAATAAGATCTTGACAGTGTGCACAGGCCTTCCATCGTGTTTTCGGAGCCTCATCACCACCGATATGGATATAATGACTCGGGAACAAAGTAACGACTTCATCGATTACATCTTCCAATAAGGAAAAGGTTTCTTCCTTTGGACAGTAGATATCATCCATGACACCCCAAGATGTTCCTACTTTAAACGGTCCACCGGTACAAGAAAGTTCAGGATAGGCCGCCAAAGCTGCTAGCGCATGACCTGGCATCTCGATTTCAGGAATGACTTCGATATGCAGCTTTTTTGCATAGGCTACCACATCTTTTACCTGTTCCTGTGTATAAAATCCGCCATAGCGACCATCTTTTGTCAATTTGGAATCTTTCACATCTTGTGTTACCGCTCGAAAAGCACCAATTTCTGTTAGCTTTGGATGACTTTTAATTTCGATACGCCATCCCTGATCATCGGTTAGGTGCCAATGAAATTTATTCATTTTATAGCGCGATAAATAATCCAAGAATGATTTGACCTCATTGGCAGTAAAGAAGTGTCTGCTCACATCAAGATGAACCCCTCTATATGTAAATTTAGCATAATCCTTGATTTCCAATGCCGGTATACTACCTTTTGTCCGATGCTCCTCTACAAGCTGTAATAAGGACTGCACAGCATAAAAAGCTGCATCTTCTGTAGATGCAGAAATGACAATACCTTTAGCATCGATTTTTAATTCATAATAATCGTGCTGACCTGCCACCTGATGATTTATTTTCTGAAAACGTATCGTTCCCGATTTTTTAAGATTAACTTTTGATCGCAATACACCTTCCAGTTGATTAGCTAAATATTTAGCCTGTGTTTCAAATGAGCCCGTTCCGATCACAAGATTACCTTGCAAAGAAAATGAAGGCTGTTTTAGTACTTCCACATGTTGCGGCATCGGAATGATATATTGCTGTCCGAATGAAGATAAAGAACAGAAGAAGATAAAACTTAAAAATAGGATTTTACGCATGATATGATTTGGTCTTTCAACAAAAATAGGATTATTTTCAAACAATTAAAACGTTATAGCACATCTATTTTATAACAAAAAAGGAGATCATATAATCTCCTTTTTTATGCTAGTAGTTATGCCGACCTATTAAATCGCTGCCGTTTTATCTTTTAACCATGCTTGCTCTTCCTCATTTAATCGACTCTTCAGTTTATCGAAAACCCATTGATTATACTGGTTCAACCAGTTGATATGATGTTGGTCTAATAAGGTTTTATCAACTAGATCTGTAGCGATATAACAGATAGTCAGCGTCTCAAAATCCATAAAATCACCAAATATAGAAGACTCCGCATTTCGCGATAAAACCAAATTTTCGATACGGATACCATGCTTTCCTTCGCGGTATAAACCAGGTTCAATAGAGCTGATCATCCCCGATTCTATAGCAACATCAATATTTGCAGAGTTGAAAGTTTGCGGTCCTTCGTGCACATTCAAGAAAAATCCTACACCATGTCCAGTTCCATGTCCATAATTGCGAAGTGTGGCCCAAATCGGGCGACGGGTGATCGCATCAATCTGATAACCTTTAGATCCTTGCGGAAATATGGCCTGACTACCTTCTATAGTTCCTTTTAATACGATGGTATAATCTTCTTTTTCTTCCTGCGTGATCTCACCCAACGACACGACACGTGTGATATCTGTGGTACCCGTTTGGTATTGGCCTCCAGAGTCCACGAGTAACAATCCTTTTGATTTTAACGTATAGTTGCTCTCAATAGTTGCAGAATAATGTGGCAATGCACCATGGTCTAAATAACCAGCGATGGTATTGAAACTAATATCATTAAAACCAGGTTGTTCCTCTCTAAACTCCTGTAATCTTGCTGCAATAGATATTTCAGATTGATCACCTTGTGGTACCGCCGTTTCCAACCATTTAAAAAATTTGGTCAGCGCAACGCCATCATTGATCATGGTTTCACGCGTATGTGCAATTTCCACTTCATTCTTCACTGCTTTTAAAGACGTCGAAGGATTGATTTTTTCAATAATATTAACCGCAGCAGGTATAGCGTCGTAGATCGCAAAACAGGTTCTCTTCGGATCGATCAATATGGAATCGACCGCTAAATGGCTAACCTGAGTATATACGTCTTCATAAGGTTTCACCTGCACCCCCGAAGATTGTAAACTTATTCTTGTATCCTCATCCAATTTAACAGGCTCAATGTATAAGATAGCTTCATCAGCTGTTACATAAACAAAACCTAAAACAACTGGATTACAAGGAACATCACGACCACGGATATTGAGCAGCCAAGCGAGATCATCTAGAGAAGATATAAGATGCGCCTGCGCTCTATTCTTGACCATGACAGCACGTACTGCAGCTAATTTAGATGTTGTTGATTGTCCTGTTGTTGTATCCGCCAATAAATATGCTTTTGCAGTAGGTAAAGAAGGTCTTCCCTCCCAAAGCGATGATAATAAATCAACGTGACCGTCAACAATAATATCAATAGGTTTTAATATATCTTTTACCGATTGTGCGACTAATAAAGAAGCTAAATTTCCATCAAATGCAACCTTTGCTCCTTTCGCTAATTTCTCGCCCAACCATTCTGCATATTCGGCATTGCCCTGAACTTTTAATTTTACCAATTCAAATCCAGTCCCAGCCAATTGTTCATTTGCTTGAACAAAATAACGGGCATCCGTCCATAAACCTGCAAAATCTTGTGTGATCACTAATGTTCCTGCTGAACCCGTAAAACCCGAAGTCCACGCAATACATTTATAACGATCTGGTAAATATTCACTTATATGCGGATCAGAAGAAGGGATAATGTAACCATCAACACCTTGATCTTTCATCAGACTTCTTATTGCCGCTAGTTTTTCTGAATGCGTCATTGTTTCTCTAATTTGATCATGCAAGTTAGGAAAATTTGAAGAAGTAAACCACTAATCGATATTTTTACGTCTATGGTTATTTTGTCAAAATAAGCTATTATATCCCGCATCACCGTACCAAGCTAGCGTCCTGTAAAAGGGAAAAAGATAACTTTCTTCGGGGGCAGGTATATAGCTTGACAGCCCTGAAAAATTAGTAATGGGTTTACCTAAGAAAGTGGGGGTATTCGCTTTAAATATAATGGCCTTGTCGATCGCAGACTTAAAAGACAATAACTGGTCCGATGGAAGATGTTTCTCAAATAGATCTAAAAAATCATATGCTTTGACAGGAGTATTAGGATCTAGATCTAAGCGCTGTACATTATTTCTGTTTATCGCCGACAAGAACTGTGGATTTTGCGACAACAATTGCGCGGTCTTGTGTGCGAGCCG is a window encoding:
- a CDS encoding aminopeptidase P family protein, producing MTHSEKLAAIRSLMKDQGVDGYIIPSSDPHISEYLPDRYKCIAWTSGFTGSAGTLVITQDFAGLWTDARYFVQANEQLAGTGFELVKLKVQGNAEYAEWLGEKLAKGAKVAFDGNLASLLVAQSVKDILKPIDIIVDGHVDLLSSLWEGRPSLPTAKAYLLADTTTGQSTTSKLAAVRAVMVKNRAQAHLISSLDDLAWLLNIRGRDVPCNPVVLGFVYVTADEAILYIEPVKLDEDTRISLQSSGVQVKPYEDVYTQVSHLAVDSILIDPKRTCFAIYDAIPAAVNIIEKINPSTSLKAVKNEVEIAHTRETMINDGVALTKFFKWLETAVPQGDQSEISIAARLQEFREEQPGFNDISFNTIAGYLDHGALPHYSATIESNYTLKSKGLLLVDSGGQYQTGTTDITRVVSLGEITQEEKEDYTIVLKGTIEGSQAIFPQGSKGYQIDAITRRPIWATLRNYGHGTGHGVGFFLNVHEGPQTFNSANIDVAIESGMISSIEPGLYREGKHGIRIENLVLSRNAESSIFGDFMDFETLTICYIATDLVDKTLLDQHHINWLNQYNQWVFDKLKSRLNEEEQAWLKDKTAAI
- a CDS encoding alpha-L-fucosidase — its product is MMKSLKRILFAFCLFFIFTTALFAQQNSKTQWFSHDRFGMFIHWGLYSAAEGLWKGEKLRYANNYAEWLRYRNRVSKEEYGELAKRFVWDQINPEEWVLLAKKAGMKYIIMTAKHHDGVAIWDTKIGDYSLSRLSGTNRDIIKELAIACKKHDMKLGFYYSHWIDWEHPYAWNHNQELTGHVTDQQYNQYWQEKVIPQLRELLTNYGDIALMWFDMWIPYKKSIIKKQQLQQVVQLIHTLQPKCLINSRLGLPTDEKNIDFETFGDNQFGTTYVDHPWETPGTIAHSWGYNGQENEWKSTSQIFNSLISNVSLNGGYTLNIGPRADGTLPYESISRLEDIGKWLQRQGESIYGATGLDLRVNQHDWGYLTTKTHGKQTQVYAQIFNWPLDRILRISGIKSKPSQVSVRIGASETSLKFKQKSGLLHIQLPAKQPDPFVSTISLTYNEPLQLDKEIVAESTFGGFALNSTNALHQDKLQITKYDGKRPQHIQTNNETIEWMIDFPEVGVYKVDISAHNPNKIFSTISIQIGTQSITEKLESNGKMVVEPNENNYTDEFVNTSLGSIKIDHTGPQKISFKKEGSEHLWLNSIWIEKKN
- a CDS encoding response regulator; translation: MKTSNSTKKSMITVVDDNAILRVIFNNMIKSFPDFPLEINLFENALDALDYFENKKQQQDMTPEIIFVDINMPFMTGWEMMDKLEHYGSDFLSQMNIYIISSSTSRSDQEQIAHYPFIDGYLLKPIDKSKLYELIRQLNSEV
- a CDS encoding PAS domain S-box protein — encoded protein: MEPDYHALNEQYSYPITLGIEGLLALDKDGYMLSYNEQVKLLLPIDKIGNKKFQEALIFYAVEDQRIIPTEELSFYNTLQTGEKQIDHNYGIMTEEGHLKWLSFSSKIVPERSDMHMIIAICDVTRLITENKDLLEKKKHLQLLVASLDDLVFEVTKEGVFTNYWTSNSDLLFYKPDEFLNKNLKDLFPLPISKRALELIDKALTLNKVCKMEFISNFDTHKGKWYKMKVMPIHLTKDRVAIVVSDISEKVESLEKIRFNQHKFNQAFHFSGLGISLTNLQGNCIEANKTLSKILGFSQEELSTINFLDYTHPDDLEFDYKQRQRLARGEIDSFTLEKRYQHKLGHYIWCSVTISAVHNQFNELSFFIVQLQDISDAKKNREILERQKHELELVKIELETKVKQLEDFNQIVAHNLRGPVSNIHMLLSELKDESNIDVKNEYLDLLKTSNDSLTDTLEELSEILELRENTNILKDNCNFSLIYTKIYSQFIGEIQSKNAQLTADFQVENIHYPTKYLESIFNNLLSNALKFTDPNISPQIHIRTYIEDNTPIFSIEDNGIGIDLPKYKSQLFMFRKVFHRGFDSKGIGLFITRYQVEALGGKIDIKSAPGKGTTFLVRFLKTTT
- a CDS encoding family 20 glycosylhydrolase, with protein sequence MRKILFLSFIFFCSLSSFGQQYIIPMPQHVEVLKQPSFSLQGNLVIGTGSFETQAKYLANQLEGVLRSKVNLKKSGTIRFQKINHQVAGQHDYYELKIDAKGIVISASTEDAAFYAVQSLLQLVEEHRTKGSIPALEIKDYAKFTYRGVHLDVSRHFFTANEVKSFLDYLSRYKMNKFHWHLTDDQGWRIEIKSHPKLTEIGAFRAVTQDVKDSKLTKDGRYGGFYTQEQVKDVVAYAKKLHIEVIPEIEMPGHALAALAAYPELSCTGGPFKVGTSWGVMDDIYCPKEETFSLLEDVIDEVVTLFPSHYIHIGGDEAPKTRWKACAHCQDLIKKEGLKDEFELQSYFIKRMEKYINAKGKSIIGWDEILEGGLAPNATVMSWTGIEGGIHAAKTGHDAIMTPVSHMYLDYYQGNPQSEPLAFNAELRLDKVYSFNPVPKELSAQEAKHILGPQANMWTEYITNFKHVEYMLFPRLLALSEVAWGTSNPDQYKSFEKRVIHEFNYLDRKSINYSKAIFELNGSIVSKEGKMYYELSTIKNDGTIRYTTDGTEPNIQSPIYISPILVDKTVTINAANFAVDRMIGSVLKQDFVISKSTGKSIQLLHEPSEAYYGSGGATLVDGVYGNKQYFKKNWLGFNAKDLVATIDLGTATTFSNVELNVVDQNASWIYYPQSVKVYVSNDNQNFTLVKEVGKELISESKGTIKLQFDQQTAKYVKIEVQHLNQIPSGSTGAGSAAWLFVDELSVY